The Paenibacillus sp. FSL W8-0426 region CCGCAGCATGTGTTTATGAATTATTTTATGGAACAGTACGGAGGAGAACACCAATGAACAATATCAGATGGCTGGTCCGTTCGCAGAGCATCGTCACGCTGGCGTCCGGCATGATCTATCCCTATTATCTCCTCTTTCTCAAAAATCTCGGCAACAGCTACTCCAAGTACGGATTGGCTTTTGCCGTGTTTACGATCAGTTCGGCTGCCGCTTCGCAGTGGCTCGCTCCGCGAATGGATCGACAGGCCAGGCAGATGCTGGCGGTCAGTGCCTTCGGCATGGCCGCAGCGATGCTTGCATTTCCTTGGGTAGGCTCGTATATTTGG contains the following coding sequences:
- a CDS encoding MFS transporter encodes the protein MNNIRWLVRSQSIVTLASGMIYPYYLLFLKNLGNSYSKYGLAFAVFTISSAAASQWLAPRMDRQARQMLAVSAFGMAAAMLAFPWVGSYIWVLLLQMLMGLCNAMQRMSERVLLADYTEPGRRGHAVGHYHFWTAAASGFAVILGGMLIDWLTIDVLFYLSALLYVMSGIAVWRASQPSV